One Verrucomicrobiia bacterium genomic region harbors:
- a CDS encoding heavy metal-binding domain-containing protein, with protein sequence MSDIILTNLESVPGRLTIEHYGLVSGSTVRAKHVGRDIAASLKNIVGGE encoded by the coding sequence ATGAGCGACATCATCCTGACCAACCTCGAAAGCGTCCCTGGCCGCCTCACCATTGAACATTACGGCCTCGTCTCCGGTAGTACCGTCCGCGCCAAGCATGTTGGCCGCGACATTGCCGCCAGCCTCAAGAACATCGTTGGCGGCGAGC